Proteins found in one Neomonachus schauinslandi chromosome 1, ASM220157v2, whole genome shotgun sequence genomic segment:
- the NISCH gene encoding nischarin isoform X3, with protein MAAAARSFGSEREAEPVKEARVVGSELVDTYTVYIIQVTDGSHEWTVKHRYSDFYDLHEKLVAERKIDKNLLPPKKIIGKNSRSLVEKREKDLEVYLQTLLAAFPGVAPSVLAHFLHFHLYEINGITAALAEELFEKGEQLLGAGEVFAIGPLQLYAVTEQLHHGKPTCASGDAKTDLGHILDFTCRLKYLKVSGTEGPFGTSNIQEQLLPFDLSIFKALHQVEISHCGARHIRGLVASKPTLATISVRFSATSMKEVLVPEASEFDEWEPEGTALEGPVTAVIPTWQALTTLDLSHNSISEIDESVKLIPKIEFLDLSHNGVLVVDNLQHLCSLVHLDLSYNKLSSLEGVHTKLGNIKTLSLAGNLLESLSGLHKLYSLVNLDLRDNRIEQMEEVRSIGSLPCLEHVALLNNPLSIIPDYRTKVLAQFGERASEVCLDNTATTEKELDTVEVLKAIQKAKEVKSKLNNLEKKIIEDSRLSAAPCVRPSGSPPSVAPTAASLPQPILSNQGILGDE; from the exons atggcggcggcggcgcgcaGCTTCGGGTCCGAGCGAGAGGCCGAGCCGGTCAAGGAGGCGCGCGTCGTGGGCTCTGAGCTCGTGGACACGTATACG GTTTATATCATCCAGGTCACTGATGGCAGCCATGAATGGACAGTCAAGCACCGCTACAGCGATTTCTATGATCTCCACGAAAAG CTGGTTGCAGAAAGGAAAATTGATAAAAACCTGCTTCCGCCTAAAAAGATCATTGGGAAAAACTCGAGAAGCTTGgtggaaaagagggagaaggatcTGGAGGTCTACCTGCAGACGCTCCTGGCTGCCTTCCCTGGCGTGGCCCCCAGCGTGCTGGCCCACTTCTTACATTTTCATCTCTAC GAGATAAACGGCATCACTGCGGCACTGGCTGAGGAACTCTTTGAAAAAG GAGAACAGCTCCTGGGGGCTGGCGAGGTCTTTGCCATCGGGCCCCTGCAGCTGTACGCGGTCACTGAGCAGCTGCACCACGGAAAGCCCACGTGTGCCAGTGGGGACGCCAAGACTGACCTCGGGCACATCCTGGACTTCACCTGTCGCCTTAAGTACTTGAAG GTTTCTGGCACAGAAGGACCATTTGGAACCAGCAACATTCAAGAGCAACTCCTGCCTTTTGATCTGTCAATATTCAAGGCTCTTCACCAGGTGGAG ATAAGTCACTGTGGTGCCAGGCACATCCGGGGACTCGTCGCGTCAAAGCCCACCCTAGCCACAATAAGCGTCCGCTTCTCCGCAACCTCTATGAAG GAAGTCCTTGTTCCCGAAGCCTCGGAATTTGATGAGTGGGAGCCAGAAGGCACAGCCCTGGAAGGCCCTGTGACTGCTGTCATCCCCACGTGGCAGGCACTGACCACTCTAGACCTGAGCCACAACAGCATCTCCGAGATTGACGAGTCTGTG aaactGATCCCAAAGATTGAGTTCCTGGACCTGAGTCACAATGGAGTGCTGGTCGTGGACAACCTGCAG CACCTCTGCAGCCTCGTGCACCTGGACCTGTCCTACAACAAGCTCTCCTCCTTGGAAGGGGTGCACACCAAACTGGGCAACATCAAGACCCTCAGCCTGGCGGGCAACCTCCTGGAGAGTCTGAGCGGCCTGCACAAGCTCTACTCCCTGGTCAACCTGGACCTCCGCGACAACAGGATTGAGCAG ATGGAGGAGGTCAGGAGCATCGGCAGCCTCCCGTGTCTGGAGCACGTGGCCCTGCTGAACAACCCCCTGAGCATCATCCCTGACTACCGAACCAAGGTGCTGGCTCAGTTCGGAGAGAGGGCCTCCGAG GTCTGTCTGGACAACACAGCAACCACAGAGAAGGAGCTGGACACTGTGGAAGTGCTAAAAGCAATTCAGAAAGCCAAGGAGGTCAAGTCAAAGCTGAACAACTTGGAGAAGAAG ATCATTGAGGATTCCCGGCTCTCAGCTGCCCCCTGCGTCCGACCCAGTGGCTCCCCTCCCAGCGTGGCTCCTACTGccgcctccctgccccagcccatcCTCTCCAACCAAG GCATCCTCGGAGATGAGTGA
- the TNNC1 gene encoding troponin C, slow skeletal and cardiac muscles, whose protein sequence is MDDIYKAAVEQLTEEQKNEFKAAFDIFVLGAEDGCISTKELGKVMRMLGQNPTPEELQEMIDEVDEDGSGTVDFDEFLVMMVRCMKDDSKGKSEEELSDLFRMFDKNADGYIDLDELKVMLQATGETITEDDIEELMKDGDKNNDGRIDYDEFLEFMKGVE, encoded by the exons ATGGATGACATCTACAAGGCTGCG GTAGAACAGCTGACAGAAGAGCAGAAAAATG AATTCAAGGCAGCCTTTGACATCTTCGTGCTGGGCGCCGAGGATGGCTGCATCAGCACCAAGGAGCTGGGCAAGGTGATGAGGATGCTGGGCCAGAACCCCACACCTGAGGAGCTGCAGGAGATGATTGACGAAGTGGATGAGGACG GCAGTGGCACAGTAGACTTTGATGAGTTCCTGGTCATGATGGTTCGGTGCATGAAGGATGACAGCAAAGGAAAGTCTGAGGAGGAGCTGTCGGACCTCTTTCGCATGTTTGACAA aAATGCTGATGGTTACATAGACCTGGATGAGCTGAAGGTGATGCTTCAGGCTACGGGTGAGACCATCACGGAAGACGACATTGAGGAGCTCATGAAGGATGGTGACAAGAACAACGATGGCCGCATTGACTATGACG AGTTCCTGGAGTTCATGAAGGGGGTGGAGTAA